A genomic stretch from Aedes albopictus strain Foshan chromosome 2, AalbF5, whole genome shotgun sequence includes:
- the LOC115257979 gene encoding proteasome maturation protein isoform X1, translated as MEASIKVAPQMPSTFKEFAGHVAPLDESCAAQLQTVHPLKQSELNYEQHRQNLNFQMLRNREGLAAPLKLTMELKSVSRVGHMPFLPSTNVARDVLMGRDELIDFTDMFNNDENSEFMRQPHAVMEKTLGIL; from the exons ATG GAGGCTTCAATTAAAGTGGCTCCCCAGATGCCCAGCACCTTCAAAGAGTTTGCCGGTCATGTTGCCCCACTGGACGAGAGCTGTGCGGCCCAGCTGCAGACCGTCCATCCGCTGAAGCAGTCCGAGCTGAAC TACGAACAGCACCGACAGAATCTGAACTTCCAAATGCTCCGCAATCGGGAAGGGCTGGCGGCTCCGTTGAAGCTCACCATGGAACTGAAATCGGTGTCTCGCGTGGGTCATATGCCCTTCCTGCCGTCCACCAATGTGGCTCGCGATGTTTTGATGGGGCGGGATGAGCTGATTGACTTTACCGACATGTTCAACAATGATGAAAACTCGGAATTCATGCGACAGCCCCATGCCGTGATGGAGAAGACGCTCGGCATTTTGTAA
- the LOC115257979 gene encoding proteasome maturation protein isoform X2 encodes MASIKVAPQMPSTFKEFAGHVAPLDESCAAQLQTVHPLKQSELNYEQHRQNLNFQMLRNREGLAAPLKLTMELKSVSRVGHMPFLPSTNVARDVLMGRDELIDFTDMFNNDENSEFMRQPHAVMEKTLGIL; translated from the exons ATG GCTTCAATTAAAGTGGCTCCCCAGATGCCCAGCACCTTCAAAGAGTTTGCCGGTCATGTTGCCCCACTGGACGAGAGCTGTGCGGCCCAGCTGCAGACCGTCCATCCGCTGAAGCAGTCCGAGCTGAAC TACGAACAGCACCGACAGAATCTGAACTTCCAAATGCTCCGCAATCGGGAAGGGCTGGCGGCTCCGTTGAAGCTCACCATGGAACTGAAATCGGTGTCTCGCGTGGGTCATATGCCCTTCCTGCCGTCCACCAATGTGGCTCGCGATGTTTTGATGGGGCGGGATGAGCTGATTGACTTTACCGACATGTTCAACAATGATGAAAACTCGGAATTCATGCGACAGCCCCATGCCGTGATGGAGAAGACGCTCGGCATTTTGTAA